A genomic segment from Vagococcus zengguangii encodes:
- a CDS encoding GW dipeptide domain-containing protein encodes MKKPLSLMLVTMLFSSSILPTLAIAETTASSATAQTETASDTSGSLATAITEVSSGEANQVTQTSEEISTSATTASASPEMPTARTSQEVSTTPDLVTGIYTAELADQYQRHPDVQAMLDSLTPEDIATSVGADGTGAEAHTELEKQEAAAVIARTMNVLEKYQDVNNYIAQQKFPNPSISKDSRFDMLPKNDYKYNRPTGVVVHETANDYSSISTEVNFMYDNYNNAFVHAYVDNGKVIETAPTEYKAWGAGGQANPFYIHIELVRESSFHNFAKSVSNDAYWIASQLYQWGLTPSLADNNGGKGSVISHNAVSKYLGGTTHVDPVTYFAKWGYNMNQFYALIVSKYNAIKASDNRTATIKSKTAFNHELLVADNSYRLYTNPYNTPGATPLKSLQAIAKNEDPIQVKEAIVTSEGVKIYGLANGLYVDQRALKAKATVVEEKAVDKIMSVTNTGYYLYDLPYNTLGASRQKQMSEVYQNLQQVKVVAETLTSQNIKLYKLENGYYVDRRALSELATIKTQTDFSPANNMKVVNNGYYIYSKPYNTLGMKRVSLLKDKLAINANAEITSEVVTSTGVKTYHINNLGWVDYRAFENYKTFDEDTSFKAIGMRVVDDGYYIYSNPYGNYNANRVTQLKEKFKNGNKVQITRYGITSSGVKTYYIENVGWVDHRALGSLATFNDDVSFSAKTMRIKNNGYNIYSAPYNNENSAVVSPISSKYAVNAQVRVTRYGTTSEGIKTYYIENVGWVDYRAVKEVATFTDDASFSAKTMRIKNNGYNIYSAPYNNENSTVVSPISSKYAVNAQVRATHYGTTSEGIKTYYIENVGWIDYRAVKEVATFTDDSSFKAKNMKIKNIGYNIYSAPFNNADATVIKSISSKYKVNDTVRTTRYGKTSEGIKTYYIENVGWVDYRAVY; translated from the coding sequence ATGAAAAAACCACTAAGTCTTATGCTTGTCACGATGTTATTTAGTAGTAGTATTTTACCAACGTTAGCGATTGCTGAAACAACTGCTTCATCAGCAACTGCTCAAACAGAAACAGCAAGTGATACATCAGGAAGTTTAGCAACAGCTATTACAGAAGTAAGTTCAGGAGAGGCTAACCAAGTTACTCAAACTTCAGAAGAAATATCAACATCAGCAACAACTGCTAGTGCCTCACCAGAAATGCCAACAGCCCGTACTTCTCAAGAAGTTTCGACTACACCAGATTTAGTTACAGGAATTTACACCGCGGAATTAGCAGATCAATATCAACGTCATCCTGATGTTCAGGCGATGCTTGATTCGTTAACACCTGAAGACATCGCAACCTCAGTTGGGGCAGATGGGACCGGAGCTGAAGCGCACACGGAACTTGAAAAGCAAGAAGCTGCCGCGGTAATTGCCCGCACAATGAATGTCTTGGAAAAATATCAAGATGTTAATAACTATATTGCGCAACAAAAATTCCCTAATCCAAGTATTTCTAAAGATAGTCGTTTTGATATGTTACCAAAGAATGATTATAAATATAATCGTCCAACGGGGGTAGTTGTTCATGAAACAGCCAATGATTATTCGTCAATTTCGACTGAAGTCAATTTTATGTATGACAATTACAATAACGCTTTTGTGCACGCCTATGTTGATAATGGCAAAGTTATTGAAACCGCACCAACCGAGTACAAAGCTTGGGGAGCTGGTGGACAAGCGAATCCGTTTTATATTCACATTGAATTAGTTCGTGAAAGTAGTTTCCATAATTTTGCTAAATCAGTTAGTAACGATGCTTACTGGATTGCGTCACAATTGTATCAGTGGGGGTTAACACCATCACTTGCTGATAATAATGGAGGGAAAGGCTCGGTTATTAGTCATAATGCCGTTTCAAAATATTTAGGAGGAACGACTCACGTTGATCCGGTGACCTATTTTGCTAAATGGGGTTACAACATGAATCAATTCTATGCCCTAATCGTTAGCAAATACAATGCGATTAAAGCAAGTGATAACCGAACTGCCACGATTAAAAGTAAAACAGCCTTTAATCATGAATTACTAGTGGCTGATAATTCTTATCGTTTGTATACGAATCCTTATAATACACCAGGTGCAACACCGCTAAAATCATTACAAGCTATCGCTAAGAATGAAGATCCAATCCAAGTCAAAGAAGCCATCGTTACAAGCGAGGGTGTAAAGATTTATGGATTGGCTAATGGTCTATATGTTGATCAACGTGCCTTAAAAGCTAAAGCAACAGTTGTAGAAGAAAAAGCGGTAGATAAAATCATGAGTGTTACGAATACAGGCTATTATTTATATGACTTGCCATATAATACCTTAGGGGCTAGTAGACAAAAACAAATGTCAGAAGTTTATCAAAACTTACAACAAGTTAAAGTAGTAGCTGAAACGTTAACTTCTCAAAATATTAAACTGTATAAATTAGAAAACGGTTATTATGTTGACCGTCGCGCGTTATCTGAATTGGCAACAATCAAAACGCAAACCGATTTTTCTCCTGCTAATAATATGAAAGTTGTGAATAATGGCTATTACATTTACAGTAAACCTTACAATACGTTAGGAATGAAACGTGTGAGCCTATTGAAAGATAAATTAGCAATTAATGCTAATGCTGAAATTACTTCGGAAGTAGTGACTAGTACAGGTGTTAAAACCTATCATATTAATAATTTGGGATGGGTTGATTATCGTGCGTTTGAAAATTATAAAACGTTTGATGAAGACACAAGCTTCAAAGCAATTGGGATGCGCGTTGTGGATGATGGCTACTATATTTATTCGAATCCATACGGAAATTATAATGCAAATCGCGTGACACAATTGAAAGAAAAATTCAAAAATGGTAATAAAGTTCAAATAACACGTTATGGTATCACTAGTTCCGGTGTTAAAACATATTATATTGAAAATGTTGGCTGGGTAGATCATCGTGCGTTAGGTAGTTTAGCGACATTTAATGATGATGTGTCGTTCAGTGCCAAAACGATGAGAATCAAAAATAATGGCTACAATATTTACAGTGCGCCATATAATAACGAAAATTCAGCAGTAGTGTCACCAATTAGTAGCAAATACGCAGTGAATGCACAAGTGCGTGTGACGCGTTATGGTACAACTAGCGAAGGTATCAAAACATATTATATTGAGAATGTCGGTTGGGTAGATTATCGAGCGGTTAAAGAGGTGGCAACATTTACAGATGATGCGTCGTTCAGTGCCAAAACGATGAGAATCAAAAATAATGGCTACAATATTTACAGTGCGCCATATAATAACGAAAATTCAACAGTAGTGTCACCAATTAGTAGCAAATACGCAGTGAATGCACAAGTACGTGCGACGCATTATGGTACAACTAGTGAGGGTATAAAAACATATTATATTGAGAATGTCGGTTGGATAGATTATCGAGCGGTTAAAGAGGTGGCGACATTTACGGATGATAGCTCATTTAAAGCTAAAAATATGAAGATTAAAAACATTGGCTACAATATTTATAGTGCACCATTTAACAATGCTGATGCTACCGTAATAAAATCAATTTCTAGCAAGTATAAAGTTAATGACACAGTTCGCACTACTCGTTATGGTAAAACAAGTGAAGGAATTAAGACTTATTACATCGAGAACGTTGGCTGGGTGGATTACCGAGCGGTTTACTAA
- a CDS encoding serine hydrolase, translated as MKKIVTNMLVSTLVLSPMLQVTEVIAETTSEVASESQAAIKENTSGTESSVENNQVTPSSSFEPVEKVEADDEVSDSAEQQIGSTVQTSTVSSVEESSEVKPLEDLEISDSVQEAVRAEALKIMETVGNYRSQQKATVPERVTSFVEAILPSVRKLSIANNLYASVMMAQASLESAYGTSTLASAPNYNLFGVKYSGVGDYVEMETIEYDDNQVAHVVIAKFQKYNSYEESLQDYVKKIRKGVSWDANYYAGVWKENTKTYQDATAALTGRYATDPNYGTKLNNVIETYGFTQYDVPEATYTLTGQNLNKTSRIASNSYYIYTAPYGTKGAYRAGKLADYFEVDSGIIVTMTATTSTGVKVCYIQDLGWVDYRALGNVEAAVATLETRNTNMRIADEGYYVYRAPYKTYDSVKLKQLSALYKNGQAVPVTQYAVTSKGVKTYYIENVGWVDHRSLGTLATYLEDLSFVARDMKVINTSYYVYTNPYHTADSFRNVLVKDKYKAGDAVRVTRYATTSEGVKTYYIENIGWVDYRVLGEFATFTEDSSFVAKNMKVKDNGYYFYSAPYNTSGSKQGTQVKIKYAKGDAVRVTRYGTTSTGVKTYYIENVGWVDYRALSEFATYTDDTNFVSKNVRIKDNGYKFYRTPYNTENSVATAAISTKFKVNDQVRVTRYGKTSEGIKTYYIENAGWVDYRAIKEMATYTDDANFKAKNMRIKNNGYNIYKTPYNTTDSVVTSALSKKYNVNDLVRVTRYGKTSEGIKTYYIENVGWVDYRAVKEVATIKSEKTLNKSFAVKNNGYNIYSAPFNTADMKLVGSLKSKYSNGSVVTVTKQVTTSEGVQVYYIKNVGWVDHRALTESIHAEKMKKVQTLLNNKYNSSRFGIYVESMGDHSTASINANKRYTAPSTGKLPAIYYTQKQINAGKIKPTAKYLYTDAINNMTNAYMRGGAGILQSKPKNKYYSIDEILNWTIKYSDNQGTNFLAYYACGKYDATMKKEISNIIGRTWDSPFSITAKENAKLMEAIYKQGGQATQYLQNTVYDNQRIPKYLPVKVGHKIGDVYDYRHDVAIVYANTPFVLSVMTSGNTSYETISVMAKEIYDILK; from the coding sequence ACGGTTTCATCAGTTGAAGAATCAAGCGAAGTTAAACCATTAGAAGACTTGGAAATTTCAGATTCGGTTCAAGAAGCAGTCAGAGCTGAAGCGTTGAAGATTATGGAGACGGTTGGTAACTACCGTAGTCAACAAAAAGCGACAGTTCCAGAGCGAGTAACGTCATTTGTTGAAGCAATATTACCATCGGTTAGAAAACTTTCAATTGCTAATAATTTGTACGCCTCCGTTATGATGGCACAGGCTTCACTAGAAAGTGCTTACGGAACAAGTACGCTAGCAAGTGCCCCAAACTATAACCTATTTGGGGTTAAGTATAGTGGAGTTGGTGATTATGTTGAGATGGAAACGATTGAATATGATGACAATCAAGTAGCGCATGTTGTTATCGCTAAATTCCAAAAATATAATTCTTATGAAGAGTCTTTACAAGATTATGTAAAGAAAATCAGAAAAGGTGTCTCATGGGATGCCAATTACTATGCAGGAGTTTGGAAAGAAAATACTAAAACGTATCAAGATGCTACTGCGGCTTTGACGGGCCGTTATGCAACTGATCCGAACTATGGTACGAAGTTAAATAACGTGATTGAAACATATGGTTTTACCCAATATGATGTACCTGAAGCAACTTACACCTTGACGGGTCAAAATCTAAACAAGACTTCAAGAATTGCAAGTAATAGCTACTATATATATACTGCACCATATGGCACGAAAGGTGCTTATCGAGCGGGTAAGCTAGCTGATTATTTTGAGGTTGATAGTGGGATAATCGTTACGATGACTGCAACGACCTCGACTGGCGTAAAAGTATGTTATATTCAAGACTTAGGTTGGGTCGATTACCGCGCTTTAGGTAATGTGGAAGCCGCAGTAGCTACCTTAGAAACCCGTAATACTAACATGCGAATCGCTGATGAAGGTTATTATGTCTATCGCGCCCCGTATAAGACTTATGACAGTGTTAAATTAAAACAATTATCAGCTCTATATAAAAACGGTCAAGCAGTACCTGTGACTCAGTATGCCGTAACTAGTAAAGGCGTGAAAACTTACTATATTGAAAATGTCGGTTGGGTTGACCATCGCTCGTTAGGGACTTTGGCGACTTATCTAGAAGATCTAAGTTTTGTCGCTAGGGACATGAAAGTCATTAACACGAGCTACTATGTGTATACGAATCCTTATCATACTGCGGATTCATTTAGAAATGTGCTTGTAAAAGATAAATATAAAGCAGGTGATGCTGTTCGTGTGACTCGTTATGCTACAACGAGTGAGGGCGTTAAAACCTACTATATCGAGAATATAGGCTGGGTCGATTATCGTGTACTAGGTGAATTCGCAACATTTACCGAAGATTCGTCATTTGTCGCTAAAAACATGAAAGTTAAAGACAATGGCTATTACTTCTACAGCGCTCCATATAACACAAGTGGTTCTAAACAAGGAACACAAGTCAAAATAAAGTATGCTAAAGGTGATGCCGTTCGTGTGACTCGTTATGGAACGACTAGTACTGGTGTTAAGACTTACTATATTGAAAATGTCGGTTGGGTCGATTATCGTGCGTTGAGTGAGTTTGCAACGTACACAGATGATACCAATTTTGTCTCGAAAAATGTAAGGATTAAAGATAATGGCTATAAGTTTTACCGTACGCCTTATAATACCGAAAACTCTGTCGCAACTGCAGCAATCAGTACAAAATTTAAAGTGAACGATCAAGTACGTGTTACACGCTACGGAAAAACAAGCGAAGGAATCAAAACCTACTATATCGAAAATGCTGGTTGGGTCGACTATCGTGCAATTAAAGAAATGGCAACGTACACAGATGATGCTAATTTCAAAGCTAAAAATATGCGTATCAAAAACAATGGCTATAACATTTACAAAACACCGTACAATACAACTGATTCAGTGGTCACTTCTGCACTTAGCAAAAAGTATAATGTGAACGATCTAGTGCGTGTCACACGCTACGGGAAAACAAGCGAAGGGATCAAAACATATTACATCGAGAATGTCGGCTGGGTAGATTATCGTGCTGTAAAAGAAGTTGCAACGATTAAGAGTGAAAAAACATTGAATAAATCGTTTGCTGTCAAAAACAACGGCTACAATATTTACTCAGCACCGTTTAATACAGCTGATATGAAATTAGTTGGTTCGTTAAAATCAAAATATAGTAATGGTAGTGTAGTGACGGTTACGAAGCAAGTAACAACTAGTGAAGGCGTTCAAGTTTACTACATCAAAAATGTCGGCTGGGTCGATCATCGAGCATTAACAGAAAGCATCCATGCTGAGAAAATGAAGAAAGTCCAAACCTTGTTAAATAATAAATACAACTCAAGTCGTTTTGGTATTTATGTTGAAAGTATGGGGGATCATTCAACTGCTAGCATTAATGCAAATAAACGCTATACAGCGCCAAGTACCGGTAAATTACCAGCTATTTATTACACGCAAAAACAGATCAATGCTGGTAAAATTAAGCCCACTGCGAAATATTTATACACTGACGCTATTAATAATATGACCAATGCTTATATGCGTGGAGGTGCAGGTATTTTACAGTCGAAACCTAAGAATAAATACTACAGCATCGATGAAATCTTGAATTGGACGATTAAATACTCCGACAACCAAGGGACAAACTTCTTAGCATATTATGCATGTGGTAAATATGACGCAACGATGAAAAAAGAGATTTCAAATATCATTGGTCGTACATGGGATAGCCCTTTCTCAATTACTGCTAAAGAAAACGCTAAATTGATGGAAGCTATCTATAAGCAAGGTGGACAAGCAACTCAATATTTACAAAATACGGTCTACGACAATCAACGAATTCCAAAATATTTACCAGTAAAAGTTGGTCATAAGATCGGTGATGTTTACGATTATCGTCATGATGTAGCAATAGTCTATGCTAATACACCATTTGTTTTATCCGTTATGACAAGTGGTAATACTAGCTACGAGACAATTTCTGTCATGGCTAAAGAGATTTATGATATTCTAAAATAG